The nucleotide sequence GTCCACTCGCTCTTTAAAACCTCCGTCGTCGTTCCTTCAAACGGTACTATAAAGCCAtaacctctctctcttcttcttcttcccaaatTAGTAACCTTAAAACCTTAAACATTACAACAATGGCGGAACCTGCTGTAGACAGTTTCTACAATTCTAGCTTCGAGATTGAGAACTCGTTCTCCGATCTCGACGTTGACTTCGAGTTGACTTTCGACGACCTCTACTTCCCTTCTGAGAACGAATCCTTCTTCATCCCTGTTGAGGTGGAGGAGGAAGCTACTACTACGTGTAAGACGTCCAtgacgaagaggaagaaggagattgaagaagatgatgagaagAGGGACGCGAGACTTGTTAGAAACCGTGAAAGCGCTCTGCTTTCGAGGCAGAGGAGGAAGCATTACGTAGAGGAGCTAGAAGACAAAGTCAAGAGCTTGCAATCCGTTATAACGGATTTAAACAGTAAAGTCTCTTACTTTATGTCTGAGAACGCTTCTCTGAGGCTGACGGTGGGTCCCGGAAAGGGCATGTGCTGGCCACCGCTTGTTCCGTGGATGCCGTATCTAGGTTCTCATCAAGTAGTGCCTTTGCTTCCTATTCCTCGGTTGAAACCGCAACGACCCGTGGCTAAGGTGAAGAAGACCAAGAAGGTTGCTAGTGTTAGTGTTCTTggtcttttgttttgtttgtttttgtttggtgcATTGGTTCCTATTATTGTGAACGTTAGCTACGGAGGAAGAGTTTTAGATGTGTCAGTTAATAGTAGTAGTGGGAGAGGTAACTTATCTGCAACAGAGAACTATGTGCCTCTTGGTAATGGTAGTGAGCTACTAGGTGCATCACTATTTGTTCCGAGGAATGAGAAGCTTGTGAAGCTCGATGGAAACTTGATTATTCATTCTATTTTAGCTAGCGAGGAAGACACAGCTTCTGACTCCACAAGGACTAGGGATATGTCTAAGTACCTAAACACCGAAAAGCGGAAAACTGATGATTCGAAAGAGAAACTCAACTCAACAAGAACCAATGGTGAAGTGCAGCAATGGTTTCGCGAAGGCGTTGCAGGTAATCACATAAATAAGTAGAATTAGTCTTGGTAAATGCAGCTCCTAGAGATTGAGTTAGAGTATACAGTTTTTCTGCTTCAATTATATTACATCTTTAGAAGCTAGACCCTTGAAGAGCAGTCTTTTAGTTAAAATAGTAAGTTGAAGTGTTTGCATTTGCATATCATAACACCCATTTTTTGTTAAATGTATCCATTACTAGGACCAATGTTCAGTTCAGGGATGTGCACCGAAGTGTTTCAGTTTGATGTCTCCTCAACCTCTGGAGCCACCTTTCCTACTTCTCCAGCTACTCAGCAGCACAAGGGAAACAATAACAGAAGAATCCTCCGTGATGGTCATCCTCTATCTAATCTTAACCTAAGCAAAGATCAAAACAGCTCTAACAAAGAGAACTCCAGCACAAACAAGTCATTCCCATCAATGGTTGTATCTGTCCTTATTGATCCCAGAGAAGAAGGCAGTGATGGAGTTTTCATAGTGGTTCTTGTTGATAATGTGAAGTATGTAACCTACTCCTGCGTCCTTCCACGACCAGAAGAAGTCCCTCATCTTGTAACCACTTGACTTTCTCTGTATATTAAAAAACCACAAGAAGAAGTTCTCACACAATGAAGGTTATACCATCAGGTCTGTTCAGTGTCTCATGTTTGAACTATTAGTGTAGAgacaagaagatgaagaaatggCCTCGTTATATTGTACTACACACAAACAATCACACACAAACCGTTTGCTCTATAGTTTCTTTTAGAGTCATAACAATAACTCTGATTTTACAGTTgaaaagaatcaagaatggCTTGAAGAGTCTTCTGTGAGCTCTGCCATTGCTTCTCAGTAGCACTCACCACAAACAGAACCACAGTGTTCCCTTTCGCTGTCGCTTTTGCAAGGTTATGACTTCCCGTTAGCGCAAACGGCGTCTCCAACACATACTTATAGTACtgtcacaacaacaacaacaacaagatcaATAAACTTTCCTCAATGATTGATATTATTCAATCATTCATTCATCATTATTTACCGTTTGATCACCGATCTTTTCGATTGATGTATCCACAAGCTCATCAGAATCATAAGAGTTTCCAGTGACAAAGGGGCCAAGAGAAGCAATCACTCTCTCAGGCTCACCAAGATCTTCAATAGTTGCGTTTGGCTTGTTGGTTAAACGAATCAGAGGAGATGCAACTACTTGAACTTTGCCTTGCTTCTCGTTCTCGAACTTCACTTCTATCCATGGCTCTGCGCATTTCGGTTGGCAGTAGTTGCCTGACAAGATGTTGGCTATTCTCAGCTGTTTCCAGTTCGGTGGTAGAACAAACTGATACGGCTGCACGTTCCCTGCAACCAGACTAGATTTCAAAGATCATTAACTCAAAAGCTAACACAAAACCAACTCCATACTCATTACAGAACCAAGACCAGTTTAAAGTATGTCTTAAGTGTCAAACGGTAATATTAAGCATGTGCACATTTATCCGGAAtggaagaaccgaaccgaaatatacCAAACCAGAACCAATATCACTGAAACCGAAAAATCGAAACCgaactaaaaaataaatgtatatccaaaattttgaaaatacagGCTATATACCTAAAAATCTcaattatatttagattttaaataaccaaatatcctaAAAGAACTAGTTGTAAAACGAATGATTCAAAGACCAGTTTACCCAAATACttaataccaaaaatatttaagattatCCAACATTTTTATCCGAGATATTTAACCTGAAAAATccaaattatctaaaattttatccaTATTATCCGAAATTACCCAAAAGATGGAACCCAATTGGATATAAACTAAACGCCCAAGCCTAGGTAATACTTTGAACAGACTAAAACCATTTCTTGATGAATGTCACAAGTTAATGAGCAATGCAAGAACACGAAGGATAAGAGTGGGAATAAGCATCACCTGCGCGGAGAGCAGGAGTATCAGAAGGTTTGGCTTTGAAGAGGACGAAGGAAGGGTCAGACTCAGAAGGTGGTAAGAACGATCCCACTTCCACCTCACGCGCCTCAGAGATAGGAGCTTCCTTCAAGTTCAAAATCGCAGGAATAGCCACCGCTGTTTTCAGCAGTAAGTCTCTCCTTCTTGGTTGTTGTTGATGAGATGATGCAACAATGACGCTAGCTCTTGTTCTAACTGACGGAGAGACATGGAAGATGTTTGATGTCGGGACGAGAGACGCGGtcgccattttttttttgttatgagaGGTTGAAAGTTTCAGGGTTTGTGTTAATATCACATTTGGATAAGGCAACTTTTAAGACAAAAGAGTCTTTAGGTCCACACAATCTATCTATTGCATAACTCATTACTtggatcatatgttttgatcaacgtaataaaaaaaatcaaccaataagaAGTCTCCAGCTGTTCTAATCAATTGATCCTCCACGATGAAGTATCCTGCAATCTGAGCTAGAAAAGTTTGGTATGATTCCATTCCATAAGAGATCTGAATCAAGCTGTAGTTGCCGGTTACTGTAGTAATAGTCACGGAAACGTTCAGGAACTCTAAGAATAATGTGGATGTTATATGATGCTCTGTACAGAGGTGTCAGATCAAACTTCAAAACATAATCTTGTTTTTTAAGTCTTCAACATTTAACACAAAGGTTCAGTGATTGAACACAGATCTTttattgaaatcaaagactcgaACTCAAATCAATGAACTCACAAATAAGAAACTCTCTTATTAATCTCTTGAGGAAACTAACTCAAAACCTCAAGCTCTCAAACTCATAAGTTATGCAACACCATtgcatctccttatatataaCTCAAACTTCCTAAAACTCATTAGGTTTAATCATATTAGAATATTTCCTAAACACAACTCACTTTCCTATTCCATAACTCGGTAAGAAAGTATTAACTTGTTCTCCAAGCTATTTCAAGTTTACTTCAACATTCACCCCCTTAAACTTGAAATCTTCATTTGACACATCTTGAACTCCAATCAGATCTCTcatctccttgaacttgattctCCCAAGTGCTTTAGTTAGTATGTCAGCCTTTTGTTTCACCCCAGCAACATGCTCCACGCTCACAAGACCCTTCTCGACGCACTCTCGAATGAAATGGAACCTTGTATGAATATGCTTACTACGTCCATGAAACACTGGATTCTTGGACAAAGCTATTGCCGACTTATTATCAATACGTATCACCACTTTCTCCCTTGAATGGCCGAATATCTCATTAAGAAGATCTTGCAACCATATTGCTTGCTTAGCTGTTTCTGTTGCAGCCATAAACTCAGCTTCACATGAAGATAATGCGACTATCTCTTGCTTCTGAGAACACCACGTGATTGGATT is from Brassica napus cultivar Da-Ae chromosome A4, Da-Ae, whole genome shotgun sequence and encodes:
- the LOC111214994 gene encoding psbP domain-containing protein 6, chloroplastic codes for the protein MATASLVPTSNIFHVSPSVRTRASVIVASSHQQQPRRRDLLLKTAVAIPAILNLKEAPISEAREVEVGSFLPPSESDPSFVLFKAKPSDTPALRAGNVQPYQFVLPPNWKQLRIANILSGNYCQPKCAEPWIEVKFENEKQGKVQVVASPLIRLTNKPNATIEDLGEPERVIASLGPFVTGNSYDSDELVDTSIEKIGDQTYYKYVLETPFALTGSHNLAKATAKGNTVVLFVVSATEKQWQSSQKTLQAILDSFQL
- the LOC111214993 gene encoding bZIP transcription factor 49-like; the protein is MAEPAVDSFYNSSFEIENSFSDLDVDFELTFDDLYFPSENESFFIPVEVEEEATTTCKTSMTKRKKEIEEDDEKRDARLVRNRESALLSRQRRKHYVEELEDKVKSLQSVITDLNSKVSYFMSENASLRLTVGPGKGMCWPPLVPWMPYLGSHQVVPLLPIPRLKPQRPVAKVKKTKKVASVSVLGLLFCLFLFGALVPIIVNVSYGGRVLDVSVNSSSGRGNLSATENYVPLGNGSELLGASLFVPRNEKLVKLDGNLIIHSILASEEDTASDSTRTRDMSKYLNTEKRKTDDSKEKLNSTRTNGEVQQWFREGVAGPMFSSGMCTEVFQFDVSSTSGATFPTSPATQQHKGNNNRRILRDGHPLSNLNLSKDQNSSNKENSSTNKSFPSMVVSVLIDPREEGSDGVFIVVLVDNVKYVTYSCVLPRPEEVPHLVTT